The following coding sequences lie in one Cupriavidus sp. WKF15 genomic window:
- a CDS encoding NUDIX hydrolase, translating into MPRDWNASVTVAAVIERGGRFLLVEEETRDGLRLNQPAGHLDPGESLIRAVIRETLEETAHTFEPRALLGCYMGRALSSRTGTDVTYVRFAFTGDLGSLDAGRQLDTGIVRTVWMSADEIRACPERHRTPLVQACVDDYLAGKRFALDALYTHPSVLANGDAS; encoded by the coding sequence ATGCCACGTGACTGGAATGCCAGCGTGACGGTTGCCGCGGTCATCGAGCGCGGCGGGCGGTTCCTGCTGGTGGAAGAAGAAACCCGTGACGGCTTGCGGCTGAACCAGCCCGCGGGCCACCTGGATCCGGGCGAAAGCCTGATCCGCGCCGTCATCCGCGAAACGCTGGAAGAGACCGCGCATACCTTCGAGCCGCGCGCGCTGCTGGGCTGCTATATGGGCCGGGCGCTGTCGTCGCGCACGGGCACCGACGTGACCTATGTGCGTTTTGCCTTCACGGGCGACCTGGGCTCGCTCGACGCGGGCCGCCAGCTCGATACCGGCATCGTGCGCACCGTGTGGATGAGTGCCGACGAGATCCGCGCCTGCCCCGAGCGTCACCGCACGCCCCTGGTGCAGGCCTGCGTCGATGACTATCTGGCCGGCAAGCGCTTTGCGCTCGACGCGCTCTACACGCACCCGTCGGTGCTGGCCAACGGAGACGCATCGTGA
- the panD gene encoding aspartate 1-decarboxylase, producing the protein MQRIMLRAKLHRVTVTQADLHYEGSCGIDEDLLEAADMKEFEKIDLYNVQNGERFSTYIIKGKRGSGEISLNGAAARRAHIGDHLIICTYAPMSDEEIATYKPKIILVDEKNGIKEIKKV; encoded by the coding sequence ATGCAACGCATCATGCTCCGCGCCAAGCTCCACCGCGTCACCGTGACGCAGGCGGACCTCCACTACGAGGGCTCGTGCGGCATCGACGAGGACCTGCTCGAAGCTGCCGACATGAAGGAGTTCGAGAAGATCGACCTGTACAACGTGCAGAACGGCGAACGCTTCTCCACGTATATCATCAAGGGCAAGCGCGGCAGCGGCGAGATCTCGCTCAATGGCGCCGCCGCACGCCGCGCGCATATCGGCGACCATCTGATCATCTGCACCTACGCGCCGATGAGCGACGAAGAGATCGCCACGTACAAGCCGAAGATCATCCTGGTCGACGAGAAGAACGGCATCAAGGAAATCAAGAAGGTCTAA
- the mnmA gene encoding tRNA 2-thiouridine(34) synthase MnmA, whose amino-acid sequence MSGKRVVVGMSGGVDSSVTAWLLKQQGYEVIGLFMKNWEDDDDSEYCSTRQDWLDVVSVADLIGVDVEAVNFAAEYKDRVFADFLREYSAGRTPNPDVLCNAEIKFKAFLDHAMSLGAETIATGHYARVRQNAAGRFELLKALDHTKDQSYFLHRLNQAQLSRTLFPLGEIPKTRVREIAAEIGLPNAKKKDSTGICFIGERPFRDFLNRYLPTKPGPMKTPDGKVVGEHIGLAFYTLGQRKGIGLGGSRDGNGDAWYVARKDMANNTLYVVQGHDHPWLLTPTLIAADLSWVAGEPPAAGAAMAAKTRYRQSDAPCVVEAADGDTLRLAFAEAQWAVTPGQSAVLYDGDVCLGGGIIQSAQ is encoded by the coding sequence GTGAGCGGCAAGCGGGTCGTGGTCGGCATGTCGGGCGGGGTCGATTCGTCGGTCACCGCGTGGTTGCTCAAGCAGCAGGGCTATGAAGTCATCGGCCTGTTCATGAAGAACTGGGAAGACGACGACGACAGCGAATACTGCTCCACGCGTCAGGACTGGCTTGACGTGGTGTCCGTGGCCGACCTGATCGGCGTGGATGTCGAGGCGGTGAACTTTGCCGCCGAGTACAAGGACCGCGTGTTCGCCGATTTCCTGCGCGAGTATTCTGCTGGCCGTACGCCGAACCCCGACGTGCTGTGCAATGCCGAGATCAAGTTCAAGGCATTTCTCGACCACGCCATGTCGCTGGGCGCCGAGACCATTGCCACGGGTCACTATGCGCGCGTGCGTCAGAACGCGGCCGGCCGTTTCGAGCTGCTCAAGGCGCTGGACCATACCAAGGACCAGAGCTACTTCCTGCACCGCCTGAACCAGGCGCAGCTCTCGCGCACGCTGTTCCCGCTGGGCGAGATCCCGAAGACCCGCGTGCGCGAGATCGCCGCCGAGATCGGCCTGCCGAACGCCAAGAAAAAGGACTCGACCGGCATCTGCTTCATCGGCGAGCGGCCGTTCCGCGATTTCCTGAACCGCTACCTGCCGACCAAGCCGGGCCCGATGAAGACGCCCGACGGCAAGGTGGTCGGCGAGCATATCGGGCTGGCCTTCTACACGCTCGGGCAGCGCAAGGGCATCGGCCTCGGCGGCAGCCGCGACGGCAATGGCGACGCATGGTACGTGGCGCGCAAGGACATGGCGAACAATACGCTCTACGTCGTGCAGGGCCACGACCATCCATGGCTGCTGACGCCCACGCTGATCGCCGCCGACCTGTCCTGGGTGGCAGGGGAGCCGCCTGCGGCCGGTGCCGCTATGGCGGCGAAGACGCGCTACCGCCAGAGCGATGCGCCGTGCGTGGTCGAAGCGGCGGACGGCGACACGCTCAGGCTCGCGTTTGCCGAAGCGCAGTGGGCTGTCACGCCGGGCCAGTCGGCGGTGCTGTACGACGGTGACGTCTGCCTGGGCGGCGGCATCATCCAGTCGGCGCAGTGA
- a CDS encoding glutathione S-transferase C-terminal domain-containing protein yields MKLFASQTSPYARKVRVVMAEKKIDYQLIEENVWSADTVIGQYNPLGKVPCLVMEDGSSIYDSRVIVEYVDTLTPVSRLIPQGGRERLEVRCWEALADGLLDAALLARLENTQREPHERSERWVQRQLGKIHAALAAMSNGLADRPWCSGNHYSLADVAVGCALSYLDFRFPEINWRERHPNLATYHEKLAKRQSFIDTEPPQA; encoded by the coding sequence ATGAAGCTGTTCGCGTCCCAAACCAGTCCCTACGCGCGCAAGGTGCGCGTAGTGATGGCGGAAAAGAAGATCGACTACCAGTTGATCGAAGAGAACGTCTGGTCAGCCGATACGGTGATCGGCCAATACAATCCGCTCGGCAAGGTGCCATGCCTGGTCATGGAGGACGGCAGCTCGATCTATGACTCGCGCGTGATCGTCGAATACGTCGACACGCTCACGCCGGTCAGCCGCCTGATTCCGCAAGGCGGCCGCGAACGCCTGGAAGTGCGCTGCTGGGAAGCGCTGGCCGATGGCCTGCTCGATGCCGCCCTGCTGGCGCGCCTGGAGAACACCCAGCGCGAACCGCACGAGCGTAGCGAGCGCTGGGTGCAGCGCCAGCTTGGCAAGATCCACGCCGCGCTGGCCGCCATGTCGAACGGCCTGGCGGATCGTCCATGGTGCAGCGGCAACCACTATTCGCTCGCCGACGTGGCCGTGGGCTGTGCGCTGTCCTATCTGGATTTCCGCTTTCCGGAAATCAACTGGCGCGAGCGCCATCCGAACCTGGCGACGTACCACGAGAAGCTCGCCAAGCGCCAGTCGTTCATCGACACGGAACCGCCGCAGGCCTGA
- a CDS encoding HAD family hydrolase, translating into MTASLCRDSVAKAAPWRARLGMRFAQAAGIGLLALCAACGTSGGGSSSRAASAAATSGPKLLDPLPAWRDGAAKQSILNFVSKTTTPGSPEFVSPEDRIAVFDNDGTLWREDPVVELLFVVNRAQERARAEPALASRSPYKEFLADPAAYFKSTGEAGAVRLLNELYGNTSVDAFQEDARRYVASARHPKSKASLRESTYQPMLELLALLRAHGYQTWICSGGTTDFMRVVSQSFYGIPPQQVIGSRLSAQFREHGRDNEIWREPKFESFNDKQMKPVNIALQIGKRPVFAAGNVGGKGDIAMLSYSQARKGPSFQLLVNHDDAERESAYAENDGGSLHAASERGWTVVSMKRDWARVFPAPGAAAATLAPVLAQAP; encoded by the coding sequence ATGACGGCCAGCCTGTGTCGGGATTCCGTAGCGAAGGCGGCACCGTGGCGTGCCCGCCTTGGCATGCGGTTCGCGCAGGCGGCCGGCATTGGCCTGCTGGCATTGTGCGCGGCGTGCGGCACATCGGGCGGCGGCAGTTCGTCCCGTGCCGCAAGTGCTGCCGCCACCAGCGGCCCCAAGCTGCTCGACCCGTTGCCCGCGTGGCGCGACGGGGCGGCCAAGCAGTCCATCCTGAATTTCGTCAGCAAGACCACCACGCCGGGCAGCCCCGAATTCGTCTCGCCCGAGGACCGCATCGCCGTGTTCGACAACGACGGCACGCTGTGGCGCGAGGACCCGGTGGTGGAGCTGCTGTTCGTGGTCAACCGCGCGCAGGAGCGCGCGCGGGCCGAGCCGGCACTGGCCAGTCGCTCGCCCTACAAGGAATTCCTGGCCGATCCCGCGGCCTATTTCAAGTCCACCGGGGAGGCGGGCGCCGTGCGCCTGCTCAACGAGCTTTACGGCAATACCTCAGTCGACGCCTTCCAGGAAGACGCGCGGCGCTATGTCGCCAGCGCGCGCCATCCAAAATCCAAGGCTTCGCTGCGCGAAAGCACCTACCAGCCGATGCTGGAGCTGCTGGCATTGCTGCGCGCCCACGGCTACCAGACCTGGATCTGCTCGGGTGGCACGACGGACTTCATGCGCGTCGTGTCCCAGTCCTTCTACGGCATTCCCCCGCAACAGGTCATCGGCTCCCGGCTTTCCGCGCAGTTCCGCGAACACGGCCGCGACAACGAAATCTGGCGCGAGCCGAAGTTCGAAAGCTTCAACGACAAGCAGATGAAGCCGGTCAACATTGCGCTGCAGATCGGCAAGCGGCCGGTGTTCGCCGCTGGCAATGTCGGCGGCAAGGGCGATATCGCCATGCTGTCGTATTCGCAGGCGCGCAAGGGGCCTTCATTCCAGCTGCTGGTCAACCATGACGACGCCGAGCGCGAATCGGCGTATGCGGAAAACGACGGTGGATCGCTGCACGCGGCCTCGGAGCGCGGCTGGACCGTGGTGAGCATGAAGCGCGACTGGGCCCGTGTGTTCCCGGCCCCGGGCGCGGCGGCGGCAACGCTGGCACCGGTGCTCGCGCAGGCGCCTTAG
- a CDS encoding Re/Si-specific NAD(P)(+) transhydrogenase subunit alpha produces MYIGIPQETRAGETRVAATPETVKKYVAQGHKVVVQAGAGVRASQPDGAYEAVGATIGSAAEALGADLVLKVRAPEAAELAQMKPGSVLVGMLNPFDAENNARMAAASVTAFALEAAPRTTRAQSMDVLSSQANIAGYKAVLVAAHHYQRFMPMLMTAAGTVKAARVLILGAGVAGLQAIATAKRLGAVIEASDVRPAVKEQIESLGAKFLDVPFVTDEEREIAQGVGGYARPMPPDWMRRQAELVHERAKQADIIITTALIPGRKAPVLLQEDTVKQMKPGSVVVDLAAAQGGNCPLTVADEVVERHGVTFVGHTNLASMVAADASALYARNVLDFLKLVIDKDGQFTLNLEDDIVAACLMCNGGEVVRKAA; encoded by the coding sequence ATGTACATCGGCATCCCGCAGGAGACGCGGGCCGGCGAGACTCGCGTCGCCGCCACCCCGGAGACCGTCAAGAAGTACGTTGCACAAGGCCACAAGGTCGTGGTGCAGGCGGGTGCCGGCGTACGGGCCAGCCAGCCCGACGGCGCCTATGAGGCCGTCGGCGCGACCATCGGCAGCGCCGCCGAGGCGCTTGGCGCTGACCTGGTGCTGAAGGTGCGGGCGCCGGAAGCCGCAGAGCTGGCGCAGATGAAGCCTGGCTCGGTGCTGGTGGGCATGCTCAATCCGTTCGATGCCGAGAACAACGCGCGCATGGCTGCGGCATCGGTCACCGCGTTCGCGCTCGAAGCCGCGCCGCGCACCACGCGCGCGCAGAGCATGGACGTGCTCTCCTCGCAGGCCAATATCGCCGGCTACAAGGCCGTGCTGGTCGCGGCCCACCACTACCAGCGCTTCATGCCGATGCTGATGACCGCCGCCGGCACCGTCAAGGCCGCGCGCGTGCTGATCCTCGGCGCCGGCGTGGCCGGCCTGCAGGCGATCGCCACGGCCAAGCGCCTGGGTGCCGTGATCGAGGCCTCGGACGTGCGCCCGGCCGTCAAGGAGCAGATCGAATCGCTCGGCGCGAAATTCCTCGACGTCCCGTTCGTGACCGACGAAGAGCGCGAGATCGCGCAGGGCGTGGGCGGCTATGCCCGACCAATGCCGCCGGACTGGATGCGCCGCCAGGCCGAACTGGTGCACGAGCGCGCCAAGCAGGCCGACATCATCATCACCACCGCGCTGATCCCGGGCCGCAAGGCGCCGGTGCTGCTGCAGGAAGACACGGTCAAGCAGATGAAGCCCGGTTCGGTGGTGGTCGACCTGGCTGCGGCTCAAGGCGGCAACTGCCCGCTGACCGTGGCCGACGAAGTAGTCGAGCGCCATGGCGTCACCTTCGTCGGGCACACCAACCTGGCCAGCATGGTCGCGGCCGACGCCTCGGCGCTCTATGCCCGCAACGTGCTGGACTTCCTCAAGCTGGTCATCGACAAGGACGGCCAGTTCACGCTCAACCTCGAAGACGACATCGTCGCCGCCTGCCTGATGTGCAACGGCGGCGAAGTCGTGCGCAAGGCGGCGTGA
- a CDS encoding NAD(P) transhydrogenase subunit alpha translates to MEMVNHTVINLIIFVLAIYVGYHVVWTVTPALHTPLMAVTNAISAIIIVGAMLAAGLTEGATGRIMGTLAVALAAVNVFGGFLVTQRMLEMFKKKAPKAKAGAKEGA, encoded by the coding sequence ATGGAGATGGTGAACCACACGGTGATCAACCTGATCATCTTTGTGCTGGCGATCTACGTGGGTTACCACGTGGTGTGGACGGTAACGCCCGCGCTGCACACCCCGCTGATGGCCGTGACCAATGCAATCTCGGCCATCATCATCGTCGGCGCCATGCTGGCAGCCGGCCTCACCGAGGGCGCCACGGGCCGTATCATGGGCACGCTGGCCGTGGCCCTGGCTGCCGTCAACGTGTTCGGCGGCTTCCTGGTGACCCAGCGCATGCTGGAGATGTTCAAGAAGAAAGCGCCCAAGGCCAAGGCCGGCGCCAAGGAGGGTGCGTGA
- a CDS encoding class I SAM-dependent RNA methyltransferase yields MTQAFFAPCPRGLEGALAEELREIAARPGMASLAPFEVHREVPGGVSFSGELAAAYAVNLHSRIASRVLMRVAARGYRHEDDIYALVRNQRWEQWFSPDESIRVDLTATKSPLRSLNFTALRIKDGVCDGMRERLGARPSVDTVSPDVRIYAHLTEHDCTLYLDTTGEPLFKRGWRMEKGEAPLKENLAAGILRLAGWVRGQTNRPFYDPMCGSGTFLIEAAQVALDIAPGGSRSFAFEWLKGADTKAWQKLKADAQRARMLASAEGLQIAGSDISTDMLAMAQANWTRAGLPDSARTKQVDARFTQPPFAEPGLLLMNPPYGERIVVRGERRQSQDEMPRDEAEEAAANQFASAFATTLKQNFAGWQAWVFTGDLAMPKRLRLKESRRTPLYNGNIECRLFRFDMVRGGNRGPQPA; encoded by the coding sequence ATGACCCAAGCTTTCTTTGCTCCCTGCCCGCGCGGCCTCGAGGGCGCGCTGGCCGAAGAACTGCGCGAAATCGCCGCGCGGCCCGGAATGGCGTCGCTGGCCCCGTTCGAGGTGCATCGCGAGGTGCCGGGCGGCGTCAGTTTTTCGGGCGAGCTGGCGGCGGCATACGCCGTCAACCTGCACTCGCGCATTGCCAGCCGCGTGCTGATGCGCGTGGCCGCGCGCGGCTACCGGCATGAGGACGATATCTACGCACTGGTACGCAACCAGCGCTGGGAGCAGTGGTTCTCGCCCGACGAGTCGATCCGCGTGGACCTGACCGCCACCAAGTCGCCGCTGCGCAGCCTGAACTTCACCGCGCTGCGCATCAAGGACGGCGTTTGCGATGGCATGCGCGAACGACTGGGCGCGCGGCCCAGCGTGGACACTGTCAGCCCGGATGTGCGCATCTATGCCCACCTGACGGAGCACGACTGCACGCTGTACCTCGATACCACCGGCGAGCCGCTGTTCAAGCGCGGCTGGCGCATGGAGAAGGGCGAGGCCCCGCTCAAGGAGAACCTGGCAGCGGGCATCCTGCGCCTGGCGGGCTGGGTGCGGGGGCAGACCAACCGCCCGTTCTACGACCCGATGTGCGGCAGCGGCACCTTCCTGATCGAAGCCGCGCAGGTGGCGCTGGATATCGCGCCGGGCGGCAGCCGCAGCTTTGCCTTCGAATGGCTCAAGGGCGCCGACACCAAGGCCTGGCAGAAGCTCAAGGCGGATGCCCAGCGCGCCCGCATGCTCGCCTCGGCGGAGGGCTTGCAGATTGCCGGATCGGACATCTCCACTGACATGCTGGCCATGGCGCAGGCCAACTGGACGCGCGCCGGCCTGCCCGACTCAGCGCGTACCAAGCAGGTGGATGCGCGTTTCACGCAGCCGCCGTTCGCCGAGCCTGGCCTGCTGCTGATGAATCCGCCGTACGGTGAACGGATCGTGGTGCGCGGCGAGCGCCGCCAGTCCCAGGATGAAATGCCGCGCGACGAAGCCGAGGAAGCCGCCGCCAACCAGTTCGCCAGCGCCTTTGCCACGACGCTCAAGCAGAACTTCGCAGGCTGGCAGGCCTGGGTCTTTACCGGGGACCTGGCGATGCCGAAGCGCTTGCGGCTCAAGGAGTCGCGGCGCACGCCGCTCTACAACGGCAATATCGAGTGCCGCCTGTTCCGCTTTGACATGGTGCGAGGCGGCAACCGCGGGCCGCAGCCGGCCTGA
- a CDS encoding NAD(P)(+) transhydrogenase (Re/Si-specific) subunit beta, which produces MTELVSMNLVTLLYLVASVCFIQALKGLSHPASARKGNAFGMIGMAIAVVTTLVLIIKLKNEFLAAGTAQSSVASGLALIFGALVVGGGIGAYVAKKVEMTKMPELVAAMHSLIGLAAVFIAVAAVAEPSAFGISPAGSHEIPTGNRVELFIGCFVGAITFSGSVIAFGKLAGRYKFRLFQGAPVVFAGQHMLNLALAVAMVGFGIAFFMTQDWLPFLVMLAIAFVLGVLIIIPIGGADMPVVVSMLNSYSGWAAAGIGFSLNNPMLIIAGSLVGSSGAILSYIMCKAMNRSFFNVILGGFGGDTAAAGAAGAQAQRNVKSGSADDAAFLMGNAETVIIVPGYGLAVARAQHALKELAELLSEKGVTVKYAIHPVAGRMPGHMNVLLAEAEVPYDQVFEMEDINSEFGQADVVLVLGANDVVNPAAKTDPQSPIAGMPILEAYKAKSIIVNKRSMASGYAGLDNELFYMDKTMMVFGDAKKVVEDMLKAVD; this is translated from the coding sequence ATGACCGAACTCGTCAGCATGAACCTTGTCACCCTGCTCTACCTGGTCGCCTCGGTCTGCTTCATCCAGGCGCTGAAGGGGCTCTCGCACCCGGCATCGGCCCGCAAGGGCAACGCCTTCGGCATGATCGGCATGGCCATTGCCGTGGTCACCACGCTGGTGCTGATCATCAAGCTCAAGAACGAGTTCCTGGCGGCCGGCACGGCGCAGTCCTCGGTTGCTTCGGGCCTGGCGCTGATCTTCGGCGCGCTGGTGGTGGGCGGCGGCATCGGCGCCTACGTGGCAAAAAAGGTCGAGATGACCAAGATGCCCGAGCTGGTCGCCGCCATGCACTCGCTGATCGGTCTGGCCGCGGTATTCATCGCGGTGGCAGCCGTGGCGGAACCCTCCGCTTTCGGCATCAGCCCGGCGGGTTCGCATGAGATCCCGACCGGTAACCGGGTCGAGCTGTTCATCGGCTGCTTCGTCGGCGCCATCACCTTCTCGGGCTCGGTGATCGCCTTCGGCAAGCTGGCCGGGCGCTACAAGTTCCGCCTGTTCCAGGGCGCGCCGGTGGTGTTCGCCGGCCAGCACATGCTGAACCTGGCGCTGGCCGTCGCAATGGTCGGCTTCGGCATTGCGTTCTTCATGACGCAGGACTGGCTGCCGTTCCTGGTGATGCTGGCCATTGCCTTCGTGCTCGGGGTGCTGATCATCATCCCGATCGGCGGTGCCGACATGCCCGTGGTGGTGTCGATGCTGAACTCGTACTCGGGCTGGGCGGCCGCCGGCATCGGCTTCTCGCTGAACAACCCGATGCTGATCATCGCCGGCTCGCTGGTGGGTTCGTCCGGTGCCATCCTCTCGTACATCATGTGCAAGGCGATGAACCGCTCGTTCTTCAACGTGATCCTGGGCGGCTTCGGTGGCGACACGGCAGCGGCCGGCGCGGCCGGTGCGCAGGCCCAGCGCAACGTGAAGTCAGGCTCCGCCGACGACGCGGCCTTCCTGATGGGCAATGCCGAGACCGTGATCATCGTGCCGGGCTATGGCCTGGCCGTGGCGCGCGCGCAGCACGCATTGAAGGAACTGGCCGAACTGCTGTCCGAGAAGGGCGTGACGGTAAAGTACGCGATCCACCCGGTGGCCGGCCGCATGCCAGGCCACATGAACGTGCTGCTGGCCGAGGCCGAGGTGCCGTATGACCAGGTCTTCGAGATGGAGGACATCAACAGCGAGTTCGGCCAGGCCGACGTGGTGCTGGTGCTGGGCGCCAACGACGTGGTGAACCCGGCGGCCAAGACCGATCCCCAGTCGCCCATCGCCGGCATGCCGATCCTGGAGGCCTACAAGGCCAAGTCCATCATCGTCAACAAGCGTTCGATGGCGTCCGGTTACGCGGGGCTGGACAACGAGCTGTTCTACATGGACAAGACCATGATGGTATTCGGCGACGCCAAGAAGGTGGTCGAGGATATGCTCAAGGCGGTGGATTAA
- a CDS encoding response regulator: MTFNPHDRNLSVFHHPILTVLVDDSKSFIDSLAFQMDASRAVVTFTDPREALQWIRDAYATRFPAFLPVRVTHDDLTFLTERRTVQLDIDRIHRQIHDVNRFLQPGVIVVDYSMPQMDGLEFCQALQDLPCKTILLTGTADESIAVQGFNHGLIDRYVKKHEANMVERLDQEIDALQQQYFATLSRTLRELLTRHSYSFLSDPAMTERVRQITARYGFVEYYLYPNPVGILMLTAQGHATLMVIETRAGLMSQVESAEAYDAPAALIEGLREGRLVPFFWPGNGMYTPACVDWEQYCLPAERCEGREEYVYALFDLPRHLLQEPVVSQQAFLADFARNPDALTGRKRP; the protein is encoded by the coding sequence ATGACCTTCAACCCGCACGACAGGAACCTGTCGGTTTTCCATCACCCGATCCTGACCGTCCTGGTCGATGACAGCAAATCGTTCATCGACAGCCTGGCATTCCAGATGGACGCGTCGCGCGCGGTGGTCACCTTCACGGACCCGCGCGAAGCGCTGCAGTGGATCCGCGACGCCTACGCCACCCGCTTTCCCGCCTTCCTGCCGGTGCGGGTCACGCACGACGACCTGACCTTCCTCACCGAGCGGCGCACGGTGCAGCTCGACATCGACCGCATCCATCGCCAGATCCACGACGTCAACCGCTTCCTGCAGCCTGGCGTGATCGTGGTGGATTATTCGATGCCGCAGATGGACGGGCTGGAATTCTGCCAGGCGCTGCAGGACCTGCCGTGCAAGACCATCCTGCTGACCGGCACCGCCGATGAGAGCATCGCCGTGCAGGGCTTCAACCATGGCCTGATCGACCGCTACGTGAAAAAGCACGAAGCCAATATGGTCGAGCGCCTGGACCAGGAAATCGACGCCTTGCAGCAGCAGTATTTCGCCACGCTGTCACGCACCTTGCGCGAGCTTTTGACGCGGCATTCGTACTCGTTCCTGTCCGACCCGGCCATGACCGAGCGCGTGCGGCAGATCACCGCGCGCTATGGCTTCGTCGAGTACTACCTGTACCCGAATCCGGTCGGCATCCTGATGCTGACGGCGCAAGGCCATGCCACCCTGATGGTGATCGAAACCCGCGCCGGACTGATGAGCCAGGTCGAATCGGCCGAGGCCTACGACGCGCCGGCGGCGCTGATCGAAGGCCTGCGCGAAGGCCGCCTGGTGCCCTTCTTCTGGCCTGGCAACGGCATGTACACGCCGGCCTGCGTGGACTGGGAGCAATATTGCCTGCCGGCCGAACGTTGCGAGGGGCGCGAGGAATATGTCTACGCCCTGTTCGACCTGCCGCGCCACCTGCTGCAGGAGCCTGTGGTCAGCCAGCAGGCCTTCCTGGCCGACTTCGCGCGCAATCCCGACGCGCTGACGGGCCGCAAGCGGCCCTGA